From Magnolia sinica isolate HGM2019 chromosome 13, MsV1, whole genome shotgun sequence, one genomic window encodes:
- the LOC131224287 gene encoding uncharacterized protein LOC131224287, with amino-acid sequence MKADPNHLDKYKYYCFHRNHGHNTTDCVDLKDEIETLIRKGHLRRYTKEERTALREEQEQSSNAVEEPVEIRAIFGGSSGGVDSNRARKAHSWKSGLEHYVHMTERLSNELRVSPHDDALVVTMTITNHRVYCILVDTKAKLMLSTREPLKE; translated from the coding sequence ATGAAGGCTGACCCAAATCATCTAGACAAGTACAAGTATTATTGTTTCCATCGTAATCACGGCCACAACACGACCGACTGCGTGGATCTCAAAgatgagatcgagaccctcatcCGTAAGGGTCATCTACGCCGATATACCAAGGAGGAGAGAACAGCTCTGAGAGAAGAGCAAGAGCAGTCGAGCAATGCTGTAGAAGAGCCAGTTGAGATCCGTGCCATCTTTGGTGGCTCATCTGGTGGAGTGGACTCGAACAGGGCCCGTAAAGCCCATTCTTGGAAGTCTGGTCTGGAACACTACGTCCACATGACCGAGAGGTTGAGCAATGAGCTCCGAGTCAGCCCACATGATGACGCCTTGGTGGTGACTATGACCATAACTAACCACAGGGTGTACTGCATCCTGGTCGACACAAAAGCTAAGCTGATGTTATCTACTAGGGAGCCTTTAAAAGAATAA